One Methanocaldococcus villosus KIN24-T80 genomic window carries:
- a CDS encoding MogA/MoaB family molybdenum cofactor biosynthesis protein, whose amino-acid sequence MHKRLDVRYAIITVSDSRFEKFIKGESFKDESGEFLKNELKAKYHLLIPDEKDMIKGAVRYLINKDDIDCVVLTGGTGIAKRDNTVEAVKEIIEKELEGFKIAFQILSYNEVGFSSILSRATAGIVKDKLVYAIPGSINACKTAVKIIKEESGHIIGHLREI is encoded by the coding sequence ATGCATAAGAGGTTAGATGTTAGATATGCCATTATAACTGTCAGTGATAGTAGATTTGAAAAGTTTATAAAAGGAGAAAGCTTTAAAGATGAATCTGGGGAGTTTTTAAAGAATGAATTAAAAGCAAAATACCATCTTCTCATACCTGATGAAAAGGATATGATAAAAGGGGCTGTAAGGTATTTAATAAATAAAGATGATATTGATTGTGTGGTATTAACTGGTGGAACAGGAATAGCCAAGAGAGATAATACTGTTGAAGCTGTTAAAGAGATTATTGAAAAAGAATTAGAGGGTTTTAAAATAGCTTTCCAAATTCTAAGCTATAATGAAGTAGGTTTCTCATCCATACTATCAAGAGCTACTGCTGGAATTGTCAAAGATAAACTAGTATATGCCATACCTGGCTCAATTAATGCTTGTAAAACTGCAGTTAAAATTATCAAAGAGGAGTCTGGGCATATTATTGGACATTTAAGGGAAATATAA